The genomic DNA AAACATATCGAATAAGACATGGCACATAACAAAATTAGTTGTCTTATATGTTATGCATCGACCAACAAACAcattaaattacaaaaaattgtcATGTACAGGAGTGTCCAACACTTATTGTTTTGCGACCGAAACACACACCCTACGAGTTATGCGAATCAAACACATTAGTGATTTATgacaaaatcatttttctacATTGTACCTTTAAGACCAAATATCGTCATTGTTAGGGTAAAACATTTAGGTTGAAATTTAAATtgcaataaatattttatttaagtaataatatttatacaattattttatgacaactttttcttctatcttttaccgttaaaaaacaatattacctccgtccctaattataaaacccttttgaaaaaataatttgtccctttttataagacccctttggtgtttccaagtacattaattatttctttaccaacatacccttatttattttgcattttttcttcaatcaacaataaatattatattgaaaacataaatttactctctctctcaaggataaaattgtaaaaacaacagtaattatatacaaatttaatactacaaccaactttcttaatctccacAATTTTGGTAAAAGgctcttatatttagggacggaggtagtattaaaTAGAGATGTGCgaaaatcatcacaaatatcTTAAAACTGGGTTGGTATTATCGTGAATGTGATAGAGTAGAAGGatcaaaatgcaattaaacataatttttaacaACAAAGCACCATATCCAAACCCCCCAACAACAAATCATCCCAAAGAGTCACCAtggttcttcttcttccctcttgTTCAAACCAATTGAACACCACTTTCTGGTTTTCAACTCCCAGTTACCGACGCAACCAGTCACATCGCAACAgtaacatcatcatcaaatgcGCGAACAAGAGAACCGGCAAACAACGGTACCCGTCAGAGAAGAGAAAATTGAAGTCAAAACACAAGGAACTTTTATCATCTAATGATAATAAGAGCAACAAATTTGAGGGTACATGGAGACTATGCAACCTTGCTGTTCCACTTGATCAAGACCCTGGTAAAGACTTTCTAGAAGTTTCTGATGCACTTCTTCATGTTATTGCTAAGCTTCTCAAGTTCCCGGTATAATAATTCATAactgattttaaatttttaattccttttttatttcttgctaaattttattttataatgcgCCATTATTTTGTTTCAGGTTGCTTCAATGTTACCGCGAGAACCGTTTTCAGTTGTTAGAAAATCGTTTGATGCTAGGAAGgtatgttaattgaattcattcgTAATGTTtctgacttatttgagcttatctaccgACATAAACATATATGAGACTGTTTGGAAGAGTAATCGGaaaaacttatgacatgtcgtaagttgtttttagcttattttcataagctctctagGATAgctagcttatgaaaacaacagTATAAGGGTTTTGAACTTTTCATAATTATCAAAACAACAATAGCAATCAATCCTTATCCCACTAAGGGAGGTCAGTtaaatggatcaaattacgccgtAATGTTATATCATGTACCATATTTCTATCAAAGTTTTCATAGTTATCGAAGATGaatccatttttaaaaacaCATTTTCAGAAACTTTTATAATGTCTTTTCTAATACTCATTTTATCGGTGGATATGGAAACAGGAAACTTCGGAAGTAAACATGTCCTAAGGTATtatattacaaaaataattaaaatactgaaaaaaaatgcaattaccTAGTGACGTTCAAGGTTTTAAACTGTGGTTTCATTGCGGTCAAATGCAACGACTATGAACGCAGTCACGTTGCAGCTGTGAACACATTAAAGACCTTGATGTCACATCCCATATCACtgtcactaattttttttttttatgagacaCTGGTATCATTATTTAAgagtaaaaaatatgaaatggaaactgattttttatatttttctttttaacttggGGCAATCTTGACTATGTCACAGATTAAATTGATGAGTTCATTGGTTTATGTTTTAACTATTTGGTTTTGACCTCTAAGGGTATGTATGTTATCCAAAATTAACCACATGTTTGCAAATGAATGTAGTGAAAATCTCATTTGATGCGAATGATGTTTTAAACGTTCATCTGAATTTGGGTTGTAACAAGTGAAATATCGTTTTAAATTACGGTACAGTTTCTATCATTGTTGCACTTGCATCCTCTTATAATGTTTTGCTGATgctttttatcaattttaggAACCTAAATTTGTGCATACTGTGGACATGGATGTCCAGAAACTCCTCAGCCTCGAACCTCGTTCTTGGGACTTTATATCTCAGCTGCAGCCTAAAGTTGGCCTTGTGGAACGTGTGAATGACGAAGGAGATTTTGGTGATCTGATGAGTATTATACGAGACTGTAAAGAAAATAAGGAAGATTTAGTGAAAGGGGAAAATGGACACAGCATCTTCTCAAAAGAGTTGTACAAAAAGCAGGATACCAGAAAGCCAAAAATTGCAATTGTGGGTAGTGGGCCTTCTGGCCTATTTGCTGCGCTTGTTCTCGCAGAGCTTGGTGCAGATGTTACGCTAATAGAAAGAGGTCAACCAGTTGAAAAGAGGGGGCGTGATATTGGTGCTCTTATAGTTCGGCGAATCTTGGAATTAGAAAGTAACTTCTGCTTTGGGGAGGTTGTACTATTCATgtctatttatttcttttagtgATGGCTTATTTTATACGTAATAGATTATGTTGCATTCATGGTTGCATCATTCGTCGCTTCTGATTTAAGGTAGTTTGGACACATGCtacaaattcattcaattatttatttgaagTGTCAGGTTCTGACAAATATGCAATTTAGTTCAAGGATTGCACACGAGAGAGTGCTTTGTCCCATTTGTGCTGCTTTGTTACTATAGTTTGAACTTTCTCCACATTACCCATTTGGCAGGGATCTTATTGTGACGTTTTATTAGAGTTAATGGAAATTTTGTGCACCTTTTTTAGACCCATCTAGGTtgctatatttatatatttttaggaGTTTCTTCTAAATGCTTATAAAATCACCAATGAGATGATTTATTGATTTACATATAGTTGGTCAGCTcacatgtgattttttttatgttgcttTAATTTCAACTACTCTTCACCCATGTTGATTTACTTGTTTATTTACTTTGTCATTTCTCAAGGACTTATGTGTGGCAGGGTGGTGCAGGTACCTGGAGTGATGGAAAGTTGGTAACTAGAATCGGACGCAATAGTGGCAGTGTCATTGCGGTTAGTTTCACTTGAATTTAAAATGGCAATTTTGTTGTACTGTTTACAAAGAATTGTTAAACTACgaatatataaacaaaagaaGCTTTGAGGAGATCCTTGCACTTTGTGAGGTATTTTTAGGGAATATACCATATAACTATCACTTATTAACAAGAGTGATGTTATGAGGTTTTTTTAGGGAATGAAAGTTTAGCGAAAAGAGAAGGATTATCCGCTCACTGATTAGAAGCACTAGTGTCTAAAATCCAGGGACCGAGTTTGACCTAGTCCATAAAAAAAGGATTCTCTTTGTGATTTGGCCGTTATTCCTTACCTCAACTACGATGAGTTTAAAAATTAACTCGAATGTTTGAAAACCATGCGAGAGGAGATCAATGAAAACTATATACCAAACCATTGAGAGATAGGACATTATGACATCTTTAAATTCATGAAACTGACCTCACTTAGTGCGCTAAAAGGCTTTGTTTcttattgaaattttattaatttaattctcAGTTCAGCATTCATGTGTGCAACCTCTAGTTTACTTTTACTAATAATGACCCTGAATATtaggaaaaattaatataatagaagtttgataaaaaaatgagtGGGAAAACCTTTTTACTTTTTGGTAGGTTTTGACCCAACCATAGATATTTTATTTGGGAAGGTTTTATTAGCTAGCAGGAtaattaacaaaacaataagatttatttagttttaatttaccCATTATGCCCTTATATCTAACTGCAGTTCATAAAATGGTTGACTTGATATCTTCATTTTAGGTTATGAGAACTTTAGTGCAGTTTGGAGCTACAAAACAGATATTGATTGATGGTAAGCCTCACTTAGGAACAGATAGGTTGGTTCCATTACTTCGCAACTTCAGGCAACATCTGCAAGATTTGGGTGTGAGTTCCATTAACTTGTTTCCATTGAAATTAATCTCATGTCAGTGTAATTTTCTATCTTGCTTAGTGTAAATTTCCTTGTTGCACTTGTCTTCATACTGACCAATTAACACTGCTGCTTCGTTTTTGCAGGTAACCATAAAGTTTGGAACAAGAGTAGATGATCTACAGATAGAAGATGGACAAGTTCTTGGGGTTATGGTATCAGAATCCGCTGATGAATTGCGTTTAAGAAGTCAGAGGTTGGAATGTGATGCAGTTATTCTGGCGGTGGGTCATTCTGCTCGTGATGTATATCAAATGCTTCTTACTCACAATGTGGAACTGGTACCCAAAGATTTTGCTGTGAGTTTACTTAGACATTATCTTTTAATCTTCATTTCAATTTATGGAAATTGTGATGCTTGTCTGTCGCATTTCCTCGTGTAAGCTGTGCTATCCGGTGTGATATATGTCAAATGCTTGCCTTTTAATACAAGGATTAGGGAACATTTCCATGATTACTGAACAATAATATATAGCTTCAATGGTTTGCAACTTCCCAATAGTGGCCCCAATCCACTCAAATGACTACCTAATTATCTGTCTCAATCCCTCTTATCAATAGACGACATACCTTATTTCGTCTATCTCCCTACTAACTAAATAATTACCTCTAATTCCCTCAACTAATAAGGTATTAATTCCTCCCTTAAAGTTTCACCTTCTCCTCTATGTGAATAGTTTGTAGTTGCTGAGTAAAAAATTTCAGTAGGGACATATTGCATGAGACATGAATCACGATGATATAATTGTCAAATCACCCAAATCTTCTCATGTATCACTAACAGTAGAATTGTTTGGAGATGATAGAGGTATGGATGGATTTCATGAATTGTCGCTTCTGTTTTACATGTGACACCCAGAGTGTGGACAAGGGACATGGGTGTcgtggtttttttttgttgataaaaagaGAAATGGGTGAATCCATAGGCCTCAATTACACATGGGAGAATATTATATCTGCAAAGTCATAAATTAAAGTATTTATATTTCCCTATTTTCTCTAATTGCATGATTATCCTatttacaataattttaaaactCCCCCTCAAGCTGAAACATATAAATCATATGAACCAAACTTGTTACATATACATTCAATTTGCGGATCTCTCAATGATTTAGTGAAGACATATGTCAGTTGGGCATTTGAATTTACAAAGCTTGTTATAACGTCTCTCGACAATATCTTCTCCCTTATGAAATGACAATCTTAATGTGTTTGGTCATCTTATGGAAAATTGGATTTGAGGGGAAATGTAGGGCTGTCTGATTATCACAAATGAGTGTCATATGTGAAACATTCCCAAACCCTAGTTCAATTAGTTATTGTTTAAGCAATGGCTCAATATTCTACTTCTGCATTAGATCTTGCCACAACATTCAGTTTCTAGCTCTTGCAAGAGATCAGGTTATTATCAACAAAGATGTAATAACCAGAAATTGATAGGATATTTCTTTGTGTATGACCTTTCTCTTCATACAAGAGTCCTTTTTGTGGTTCtcctttaatatattttagaatGTGAATTACAACATCCCAATTTCCTTCATTGGGAGCGTTAAAAAATTGACTTACTACACTAACATCAAAAGAAATATCTGAACACGTTAAGTTGAGATAATTTAGTTTTCCATTCTGTACTTCTCTAGGTCTTGAAGAACCCACCCTAACTTGGTAGAAGTTTGGTCTTGAGTTCCATATGAGTATCTGCTCGGTTATCATTGATGATTCTTGGATCCTCCAAAATATCAGTTGTTTTCTCCCTCTGAGAAATCGCAATGTCATTCTTGTACCGTGCAATCTCTATCTGATAAGCAATGAAGTTTGTCTTGTTGGAAAACGATGTCAAAGATATTGATTTACCATAATGATCACTACTTGTAACGACCTCATCAACATACACAATCAAGCAAATACGTCCTGCAGCTGAATAACGATGGAACACCAAGTGATCAACATCACTCAAATCCATGCTAAAAGGTCAAACTTTAGTGATAAACCTATCAAACCGGGACCTAGGAAAATGTTTGAGGCCATATAAGAATTTATAAAGACAACAAATAAGTCCAAAGACTCCCCTTGCACAAACAAGTTCAAGAAAATGTTCCATGTAAACTCCTATTGAATCACCATAAGGAAAACATTTTTTATCTCAAGCTGGTAAAGTGGCCAAGGACAAATAGCTATCATGGAGAAGAATAGCCTAAAAATGCATTTTGACAGGAGACATTGTCACGATAGTCTCAGCCATGCCTTTGGCAACCAAAGGGGTTCAAGTATATTAACTGTACAACTAAATCCAACTTTAATTGTGAAATCTAACGACAACCTACAACAGTTTTGCTTGGATGGAGTGATAAAAGTGGAGGTGGCGATGTTGGTACAACTAGTATTGAAGGTAAAAGTGGAGGTGGCCGATGTTGGTACAACAGTTAATCTGTCTGTTTTTCCATTTAGTgactccattttgttgagggGCATGAGTACAAGATGTTTGATGAAACTGTCAAATTTTCTAACTAATTAGATAAATGATCAGGGGcattatctctttgtaaagtgCAAATAGGAACagcaaattgattttttatttctcgAGAAAAAGACTTATAAAGATAACAAACAACTATGATCAGTTTTCCatttaaaataaacaagtaCATACAGAATAATCATCTGTGAATATTACCAAATATTTGGACCCTAGAGTGGTCAGTGGACACAATACGACTTGGACCCCTACAATAGAGTGAACCGAATCCAATGGGGTTGTAGCCCGCAATGGATGTGACTTGGAAAAATAACTACtaacataattaacaaattgATGGGATTCACATGACACGTAGATAAATTTGAAAGACTTGCCACTATTTGACTTAGCTTGACAAAGATCTGATCCTTAAGGGAGGCCCCCGACTCTCATAGAAAGTTGTAGATCGgccaaattcttattttttgttgttgtaacatGGTGCACCCTGTTGTGGCCTATTTGTGTACTTTGACTTTTAGTGTCATGAAATAATGATGTGATGTTTGCTTTGACATTTGTTCATGTCATGATTTTCTATCTCttccctttttaatttttttctctttatacaTTGTAAACAGGTAGGGTTACGGATTGAGCATCCTCAGGAGCTAATAAACAGAATACAGGTTtgtatacattaaaaaaaatgacgcACCCTTGTTTTTTCATAAGCATATACCTAAGGTAATTGCTCCTTCTCCACTCAATCAGTTATTACATAATTACGATTACGTAGATAAATAAGAGAGAGGGAGAATAGAGGGGAGCAAGTTATCTAGACATGGCATTCTTCTAGTTGTATATGCATTTGAGGGTATATTTCCCTCTGTTTTTAATGACAAAATACCATTTTCCTATcaacctttaaaaattattgtcCCCAAATTTGTGCCTAAAAACTAAGTGTCTCCTTATTAGTCCTCCAAAGATTTCTTTTTGCCGAATTATTCCTATAAAGATACAAAGTTTAGGGATGAATCTGGTGATATGTGTttctttgaaattaattttatgaaaatttctttGGAGGGATATTATGGTGGCAGTTTAACCTGAGGAACTAAATTAGTAGTATATATGTTAATAAGATCTGTAGGATTGATGTTTTGTATTTGTCTGTGGACAGCAAagtgtatttttgttttgggcGTGATTTCTATTATTTAGTAAATTTATGTTCTGGGGCTCTGTTAGATGTTTATTTTGTATACATCTAACCTGTTTGTATTAGAATTAACAATGACATACTTATATGATCCTATTCAATTTCTGACATTCTTCTGACTATCATAAAAGCTGTTCATCACAGACTTTTATTTGTGATGATTATGATGCATGGAAATTTAAATGTGCAGTATTCTGAACTGGCATCTGAAGTTTGCCGTGGACGTGGTAAAGTCCCAGTGGCAGATTACAAAGTTGCCAATTATATTGACAAAGATGATTTCAATGAATCAACTGATTCAAAGGTGGAAAATCGCAGTTGCTACTCTTTTTGCATGTGTCCAGGTGGGCAGGTAAGCGTTCCATGAACATACAGTACTGATTGATTTGCATTTGATTACATTGGACGGATTAGTATTATTAAACTATTACTCTGTTTTAATTTCTCTAAATGATCAACTGGGAGTAATGTATGGAATATTGGAACTTATAGGTTGTTCTCACAAGTACAAGTCCATCTGAAATATGCATCAATGGCATGTCATTTTCTCGCCGAGCATCTAGGTGGGCAAATGCTGCACTTGTGGTGTCAGTCACAAAGAATGATTTTGAAGCTTTGAATTATTATGGTCCCCTCGCTGGTGTTGAGTTTCAGGTTGGTCTGATTTCTTGACATCTTTGTTGTATTTAAATTTCGTTACTTACAACTAtatttaactaattaattattaaatagtgGAACGATAAATTCATATTCTGTTTATCTAGAGTTTAAGCGTAAGTGCTTTAAGAAATGGACCCGTATTGCatcttatgaaattttgttcaaCATTGTGCTTGTTCCTGATGGGCATATAGCAgagtttttaacttttaaaatttgaCGTTATCTATTTTGTCTAATACTACTACTATTATTTAGAGAGAGTTTGAACGAAGAGCTGCTGTGATGGGAGGAGGAAACTTTGTAGTGCCTGTACAGACAGTTCCAGACTTTCTTGAGAATAAGTTGTCCGGTAAAATTATGGACCATTACCATGTACCATTTATATGTTACTCTCATGCTCTCTATAGATTAACCTAGCTTAACAAGTTTGTGCCAGTTACATCTGTTCCACCGTCAAGTTATCGCTTGGGTGTGAAGGCATCAAATCTTCATCAGCTATTTCCTGCAAACATAATTGAAGCTTTGAAGCATTCACTTGAAACGTTTGACAAGGAGGTTTGCTGTTTTCATGTCCTGCAAATTAGTATACTATAGTATTCATAAAATTTTCTATCAAAGTTGATCTAAAcatttcttctcctttttcctttttaaattcaaaCTTCCAAACTTTTCAGTTACCAGGGTTTATCTGCAACGAGGCTCTCCTTCACGGTGTAGAGGtaattaaaaatactcatttttCAATTGAGGCTATTATCAATAAATCCCCGTTGTGTTTACATATTCACCAAAATTCTCTATATTTCCCAGCTCCTAGCTTAGTCTACAGTCATAAATTAGATCTGTATAAAGCTTGTGATTATCGCGACTTTGCTTCTCAgctgttatttattttccctaTTAGACAAAatcaaatctcaatgcatatcaaagagaataaaacatgtggtcccaaatatatgcagatgttgaaattcgaacctcagacaccacacttattcaccttaaaaatattaatttttatcaatcatgtcttacttcattcttttgttaaaattatatgtcaatgttatattattggtatgttacttcatcttttttttttttttttgacaaaatgttacttcattattttgtaaaaattatatgttaatgttatattatgtatctaaaaatagttcattcttaacct from Medicago truncatula cultivar Jemalong A17 chromosome 8, MtrunA17r5.0-ANR, whole genome shotgun sequence includes the following:
- the LOC25502676 gene encoding uncharacterized protein Cbei_0202; this encodes MVLLLPSCSNQLNTTFWFSTPSYRRNQSHRNSNIIIKCANKRTGKQRYPSEKRKLKSKHKELLSSNDNKSNKFEGTWRLCNLAVPLDQDPGKDFLEVSDALLHVIAKLLKFPVASMLPREPFSVVRKSFDARKEPKFVHTVDMDVQKLLSLEPRSWDFISQLQPKVGLVERVNDEGDFGDLMSIIRDCKENKEDLVKGENGHSIFSKELYKKQDTRKPKIAIVGSGPSGLFAALVLAELGADVTLIERGQPVEKRGRDIGALIVRRILELESNFCFGEGGAGTWSDGKLVTRIGRNSGSVIAVMRTLVQFGATKQILIDGKPHLGTDRLVPLLRNFRQHLQDLGVTIKFGTRVDDLQIEDGQVLGVMVSESADELRLRSQRLECDAVILAVGHSARDVYQMLLTHNVELVPKDFAVGLRIEHPQELINRIQYSELASEVCRGRGKVPVADYKVANYIDKDDFNESTDSKVENRSCYSFCMCPGGQVVLTSTSPSEICINGMSFSRRASRWANAALVVSVTKNDFEALNYYGPLAGVEFQREFERRAAVMGGGNFVVPVQTVPDFLENKLSVTSVPPSSYRLGVKASNLHQLFPANIIEALKHSLETFDKELPGFICNEALLHGVETRTSSPIQIPRDIDSYESTSVKGLYPVGEGAGYAGGIISAAVDGMHAGFAVAKKFNLFHGDVKSVLGKARNAGLVKY